In Primulina eburnea isolate SZY01 chromosome 14, ASM2296580v1, whole genome shotgun sequence, the following proteins share a genomic window:
- the LOC140812809 gene encoding uncharacterized protein → MSSTSKAWVVAATIGAVEALKDQGFCRWNYGIRLLQQHTKNRLRSYSHPHPEKLSYKIMTHQARMKKSEESFRKVMYLSCWGPN, encoded by the coding sequence ATGAGTTCCACAAGCAAAGCGTGGGTAGTGGCGGCGACCATTGGAGCAGTTGAGGCACTGAAAGACCAAGGATTCTGCAGATGGAATTATGGCATCAGGCTTCTGCAGCAACACACCAAGAACCGTCTCAGATCTTATAGTCATCCTCACCCTGAGAAGCTCTCTTATAAGATCATGACCCATCAGGCAAGAATGAAGAAATCCGAGGAATCCTTTAGGAAAGTTATGTATTTGAGCTGTTGGGGTCCCAATTAA
- the LOC140811956 gene encoding uncharacterized protein: protein MAIYRSSATGSFTRVAQFLFSSTKTSCFEINHYPSSSLENGLCYIGCRFYAHHMIPRAAFSSHASREIEGIVWRFRGYKKIHLQTTKSRLSCHAMSWKRLFPIFSYNGPILPPIGKIAYAVSLALFRSHLIAPGILACFIRELTWNKRALAQAEYLPSKDALYMHAQDGNVYLISFILSLLEGLILVMRAFYLAVLFSPCIVMAPFSESLGTEFRKMWLRAVRVTLEKAGPAFIKWGQWAAARPDLFPNDLCDELAELHTKAPAHSFAYTKKTIEMAFGRRLSEIFDEFEEEPVASGSVAQVYRATLRFRYPRQRIKPMLVAVKVRHPGVGESIRRDFVLINLFAKVSKFIPTLKWLRLDESIQQFAVFMMSQVDLAREAANLSRFIYNFRYWKDVSFPKPLYPLVHPAVLVESYEHGENILHYVDRLDGNGHIKTALAHIGTHALLKMLLVDNFIHADMHPGNILVRVSQGKGSGNAMFKSKPHVIFLDVGMTAELSRKDRDNLMEFFRAVALRDGRSAAECTLRLSNKQNCPHPEAFIEDVDKTFKFWGSGEVDFIHPADCMQQLLEQVRRHRVNIDGNVCTVIVTTLVLEGWQRKLDPEYDVMQTLHALLFKVDWADSLFYTIEGLMAP from the exons ATGGCCATTTACAG AAGCTCGGCAACTGGCAGTTTTACGAGGGTTGCACAATTCCTTTTCTCTAGCACGAAGACATCGTGTTTTGAGATAAATCATTACCCATCGTCATCCTTAGAAAATGGACTATGTTATATAGGATGTAGATTTTATGCGCACCACATGATTCCTCGCGCTGCGTTTTCTTCCCATGCTTCACGTGAAATTGAAGGGATCGTTTGGAGGTTTCGAggatataaaaaaattcatctGCAAACCACGAAGAGTAGACTTTCATGCCATGCCATGTCATGGAAAAGGCTTTTCCCAATTTTTTCATATAATGGACCTATTTTACCACCCATAGGTAAGATTGCATATGCGGTAAGCCTTGCTTTGTTTCGATCACATCTCATAGCTCCTGGCATTTTGGCCTGCTTTATCAGAGAGTTAACATGGAACAAAAGAGCTTTGGCACAGGCAGAATACCTACCATCCAAGGATGCTCTTTACATGCATGCACAAGATGGGAATGTTTATCTGATTTCATTCATTCTCTCCCTTCTAGAGGGACTGATTTTAGTTATGAGAGCCTTCTACTTGGCAGTCTTGTTTTCACCTTGCATAGTCATGGCTCCCTTTTCAGAGTCTCTTGGCACTGAATTTAGGAAAATGTGGCTACGTGCTGTCCGTGTAACATTAGAAAAGGCTGGTCCAGCATTTATCAAGTGGGGCCAATGGGCAGCAGCCAGACCAGACCTGTTCCCAAATGACCTTTGCGACGAGCTTGCTGAACTGCACACAAAAGCACCAGCTCATAGCTTTGCCTACACAAAAAAAACTATCGAAATGGCATTTGGTCGCAGACTGTCAGAAATTTTTGATGAGTTTGAAGAGGAACCTGTGGCATCTGGCAGTGTTGCTCAAGTTTATCGTGCAACTCTGAGATTTAGGTATCCTAGACAGCGAATAAAACCTATGCTTGTAGCCGTGAAAGTCAGGCATCCTGGTGTTGGTGAATCAATTCGTAGAGATTttgtattaattaatttatttgctAAAGTTTCAAAATTCATCCCTACCTTAAAATGGTTGAGACTGGATGAGAGCATACAACAATTTGCTGTTTTCATGATGTCCCAAGTTGATCTAGCGAGGGAAGCAGCCAACTTGAGTCGTTTTATCTACAATTTCCGCTATTGGAAAGATGTCTCATTCCCAAAACCGTTATACCCTTTGGTGCACCCAGCTGTTTTGGTGGAAAGTTATGAGCATGGAGAAAATATTCTGCATTATGTGGACAGGCTCGATGGAAATGGGCATATTAAGACTGCACTTGCTCATATTGGAACTCATGCGCTCCTCAAGATGCTGTTG GTTGACAATTTCATCCATGCGGACATGCATCCAGGAAACATCCTTGTTAGAGTATCACAGGGAAAAGGTTCAggaaatgctatgtttaaatcCAAGCCGCATGTCATTTTCCTCGATGTAGGCATGACTGCTGAACTTTCTAGAAAGGATCGAGACAATTTAATGGAGTTCTTCAGGGCTGTGGCACTTCGTGATGGTCGCTCTGCCGCTGAATGCACTCTAAGACTATCTAACAAACAGAACTGCCCACATCCTGAAGCATTTATTGAG GACGTGGACAAAACTTTCAAGTTTTGGGGTTCAGGTGAAGTTGACTTCATTCATCCCGCTGATTGCATGCAACAATTGCTTGAGCAAGTTAGGCGTCACAGAGTTAACATTGATGGCAATGTTTGCACCGTGATTGTAACTACTTTAGTTTTGGAG GGTTGGCAGCGAAAGCTTGATCCCGAGTATGATGTGATGCAAACTTTGCATGCTTTGCTTTTCAAAGTTGACTGGGCGGATTCTCTCTTCTATACAATCGAAGGACTAATGGCTCCATAA
- the LOC140811673 gene encoding LOW QUALITY PROTEIN: ubiquitin carboxyl-terminal hydrolase 14-like (The sequence of the model RefSeq protein was modified relative to this genomic sequence to represent the inferred CDS: deleted 1 base in 1 codon) produces the protein MDLLRSYLSRVRIPEPTNRIYKEECCISYDTPKSEGGLFVDMNSFLAFGKDYVGWNYEKSGNPVYLHIKETQKPVSEDRPLKKPTLLALGVEGGFDNNDPEFEASFEIVILPDYLALPFPSVELPEKVRLAVDSVIRNTGAEKKEQVAAWTTDTKIISKHAMDLKQLDNGVVVPPSGWKCEKCDKTENLWLNLTDGSILCGRRNWDGSGGNDHAVNHYNMTKYPLAVKLGTITADLESADVYSYDEDASVVDPLLAQHMQHFGIDFSSLQKTEMTTAETELDHNTNFDWNRIQESGKEVVPLSGPGYTGLVNLGNSCYLAATMQVVFSTHGFCSRYYKHQSLKAAFDTAPADPTVDLNMQLTKLAHGLLSGKYSIPATKKDDADDTLLSAKQVGISPRMFKSVIAAKHPEFSTMRQQDALEFFLHFIDQVERINTGNPNFDPSKSFKFGVEERLQCSSGKVTYNRRNDYILSLNIPLHKATNKKELQNFEAVKDTMGKDPSSDEIVHPRPRVSLTDCLDCFSAPEELNDFYSTALDAKTTAIKTAGLTSFPDYLVLHMRKFVLEKGWVPKKLDVHIDVPDIVDISHMRSKGLRPGEELLPDNASSDDGVKADEYIISQLELMGFNYLHCQKAAINTSNAGVEAATNWLFDHMNDPDIDEPIIKEQKSSLHVDQSKLDTLVSFGIEEEVARKALQETGGDTEKATEWIFNPPPGLSNMETTPSSSGSVADGALPDGKGKYRLLGFVSHIGTSTHCGHYVAHIYKDGRWVIFNDEKVGVSQDLPIDMGYLYFFERFDG, from the exons ATGGATTTGCTTCGATCGTATCTCTCTCGGGTTCGGATCCCTGAGCCCACTAATCGCATCTACAAGGAGGAATGCTGCATTTCTTACGATACTCCG AAATCAGAGGGTGGGTTGTTCGTGGATATGAATTCGTTTCTTGCTTTTGGCAAGGATTATGTCGGCTGGAACTATGAGAAGAGTGGAAAT CCTGTTTATCTGCACATCAAGGAGACTCAGAAGCCTGTTTCTGAAGACAGGCCTTTAAAGAAACCAACACTTCTAGCCTTAG GTGTTGAAGGAGGATTCGATAACAATGACCCAGAATTCGAAGCAAGCTTTGAAATAGTTATTTTGCCAGACTATTTGGCCCTTCCTTTCCCATCAGTAGAGTTGCCAGAAAAG GTTAGATTAGCAGTTGATTCTGTCATCAGGAATACGGGTGCAGAAAAGAAAGAGCAGGTTGCTGCCTGGACTACTGATACAAAAATCATCAGTAAACACGCTATGGATTTGAAACAGCTTGACAATGGGGTTGTTGTTCCTCCATCTGGTTGGAAGTGTGAGAAGTGTGATAAGACTGAAAATCTCTGGTTAAATTTAACAGATGGGTCAATCCTTTGTGGTCGAAGAAATTGGGATGGAAGTGGGGGTAACGACCATGCTGTTAACCATTACAACATGACTAAATATCCATTGGCTGTAAAGCTTGGCACTATAACCGCTGATCTAGAGTCAGCAG ATGTTTACTCTTATGACGAGGATGCAAGTGTTGTAGACCCACTTCTAGCACAACATATGCAACACTTTGGTATTGATTTTTCATCCTTGCAAAAG ACTGAAATGACAACCGCTGAGACAGAACTTGATCATAATACCAATTTTGACTGGAACCGCATTCAAGAGAGTGGAAAAGAAGTTGTGCCTCTGTCTGGGCCGGGTTACACAGGACTTGTAAATCTGGGCAACAG TTGTTACTTGGCTGCAACTATGCAAGTTGTATTTTCTACTCATGGCTTCTGTTCACG ATACTATAAGCACCAAAGTTTGAAAGCAGCTTTTGATACGGCTCCGGCTGATCCAACTGTTGACTTGAATATGCAATT AACAAAGCTTGCTCATGGCTTACTGTCTGGTAAATATTCCATCCCAGCTACCAAG AAAGATGATGCCGACGACACTTTATTATCTGCT AAACAAGTCGGAATTTCTCCTCGTATGTTCAAGTCCGTTATTGCTGCAAAACATCCCGAATTCTCAACTATGAGACAACAG GATGCTTTAGAGTTCTTCCTGCATTTTATTGACCAAGTTGAGCGGATTAACACTGGGAACCCAAACTTCGATCCTTCGAAGAGTTTCAAGTTTGGCGTTGAAGAGCGATTGCAGTGCAGCTCGGGCAAGGTTACCTATAATAGAAGAAATGATTATATTCTTTCTCTAAACATTCCGCTCCACAAAGCTACTAACAAAA AAGAACTCCAAAATTTTGAAGCTGTGAAGGATACTATGGGGAAGGATCC GTCTTCTGATGAAATTGTTCACCCTCGCCCAAGGGTCTCATTGACGGATTGTCTGGATTGTTTCTCTGCTCCTGAGGAGTTAAATGACTTTTACAGCACAGCCTTAGATGCTAAGACAACTGCAATTAA AACTGCAGGTCTGACTTCATTTCCTGATTATTTGGTATTGCACATGAGAAAATTTGTCCTCGAGAAGGGGTGGGTACCGAAAAAACTAG ATGTCCATATAGACGTTCCAGATATAGTAGACATTAGTCATATGCGCAGCAAAGGTCTTCGGCCTGGGGAAGAATTGTTACCAGATAATG CTTCTTCAGATGATGGAGTGAAGGCTGATGAATACATTATTTCCCAACTGGAGTTgatgggatttaattatcttcATTGTCAAAAGGCTGCCATCAATACCTCCAACGCTGGAGTGGAAGCAGCAACAAATTGGCTGTTTGATCATATGAATGACCCTG ATATTGATGAACCTATCATAAAAGAGCAGAAGAGTTCTCTACATGTTGACCAGTCAAAACTTGATACTTTAGTATCATTTGGTATTGAGGAAGAAGTTGCTCGAAAGGCACTGCAGGAAACG GGTGGTGATACTGAAAAGGCGACAGAATGGATATTTAATCCTCCTCCTGGTTTGTCAAATATGGAAACTACACCAAGTAGCAGTGGCTCTGTGGCTGATGGTGCTCTACCTGATGGAAAAGGAA AATACCGGCTACTTGGGTTTGTGAGCCACATCGGCACATCTACTCATTGTGGGCATTATGTTGCTCATATCTACAAAGACGGTAGATGGGTGATTTTCAATGATGAGAAAGTTGGGGTTTCTCAGGATCTACCTATCGACATGGGATACTTGTACTTCTTCGAGAGATTTGATGGCTGA
- the LOC140812023 gene encoding uncharacterized protein: MDHVKSRGRSKFFTCFSQVFADDDPGRDSDSSVRRKNRARRGFAAAMKAVFFKASSAKKSRSKKSKQNPFRSSSGYSSSSANAKFVNSTNKNSEELLLLRANSNASSIFSPSVTDSSRSSSRSSSISSNSRSGSARIKRSPSSLDFKQTLNTQAVKRDSEKCGCTVGMCIFFICLVSLVFWGKVFAIVTCTSACLFFAPACRPHRRCRTESAASSINSSLNEDVDSEEDKKRVIMEGLLQRNRPRILQP; encoded by the exons ATGGATCACGTAAAGAGTCGGGGGAGGAGCAAgttttttacgtgttttagCCAAGTTTTCGCTGACGATGACCCTGGCCGTGACTCGGACAGTTCCGTCAGAAGGAAGAACAGGGCTCGCCGGGGTTTCGCCGCAGCGATGAAGGCCGTTTTCTTCAAGGCGTCATCG GCAAAGAAATCTCGAAGCAAGAAATCCAAGCAAAACCCATTTCGATCAAGCAGTGGCTATTCATCATCGTCAGCAAATGCAAAATTTGTAAATAGTACCAACAAGAATTCCGAGGAACTACTACTGTTACGAGCGAATTCAAacgcttcttcaattttctctcCTAGTGTCACAGATTCGTCAAGATCGTCGTCCCGGTCCTCTTCAATTTCATCAAACTCCCGCTCTGGATCGGCAAGAATCAAGCGATCCCCATCTTCACTGGATTTCAAGCAAACCTTGAATACACAAGCCGTAAAGAGGGATAGTGAAAAGTGTGGGTGTACAGTTGGAATGTGCATATTTTTTATCTGTTTGGTCTCTTTGGTTTTTTGGGGGAAGGTTTTTGCCATCGTGACTTGCACTTCAGCATGCCTTTTCTTTGCTCCGGCCTGCCGCCCCCATAGGCGGTGCCGGACTGAAAGTGCAGCCAGTAGCATCAACTCATCGCTGAACGAAGACGTTGACTCGGAGGAGGACAAGAAAAGGGTGATCATGGAAGGGTTGTTGCAAAGGAATCGTCCTAGGATACTGCAGCCATGA
- the LOC140811056 gene encoding uncharacterized protein, producing MAMPEDRDHQPIQRSRRRKVKGGESCHAQKKKQPQRGMGVAQLERLRMQEWKKMTQIITTNHALNFPVASSFVDPTHVNVSGPVPFPKLGGFGAPNIAVGKMGFNNPNERSGFNGQVGFGGFVSSDHHFQADLLEAKGSNNLDAISSNSNGVKSCTQLCIACQEKKKISGQNLSCCGMKPDFSGCGFLGLNVGQTTYIKRENQGLATKVRPEPNVAYTVRNSQPGVEIVAVHNKGSSSTTSSSSEAGNALVMEYEFFPSGKGMKSNINPNNNDFVMMKLMAGWGSESVNIGDRSCCGASSTASQTGFDGSTASIDLSLKLSY from the exons ATGGCCATGCCGGAAGATCGTGATCACCAGCCAATACAGCGGTCTCGCCGGAGGAAGGTGAAGGGGGGAGAGTCTTGTCATGCGCAGAAGAAAAAGCAGCCGCAGAGAGGGATGGGGGTGGCTCAACTTGAGCGGCTCAGGATGCAAGAATGGAAGAAAATGACTCAGATAATCACTACCAATCATGCACTTAACTTTCCGGTAGCCTCTTCTTTTGTGGATCCTACTCACGTTAATGTTTCGGGCCCTGTTCCGTTTCCGAAGCTGGGTGGTTTCGGGGCTCCGAATATTGCTGTGGGGAAAATGGGCTTCAATAATCCAAATGAAAGATCGGGGTTCAATGGGCAGGTGGGTTTTGGAGGTTTTGTGTCGTCTGATCATCATTTTCAAGCAGATTTGTTGGAAGCTAAGGGATCAAATAACTTGGATGCTATTTCTTCTAACTCAAATGGTGTGAAGAGTTGCACTCAACTCTGCATTGCTTGTCAAGAG AAAAAGAAAATTAGTGGTCAAAACTTGAGCTGCTGTGGAATGAAACCGGATTTTAGTGGGTGTGGATTTTTGGGGTTAAATGTTGGACAAACTACCTACATCAAGCGAGAAAATCAAGGGCTTGCAACAAAAGTACGTCCGGAACCTAATGTGGCATACACCGTTCGCAATAGCCAGCCG GGTGTAGAGATTGTGGCAGTTCACAATAAAGGATCATCATCAACAACATCATCAAGTTCAGAAGCTGGCAATGCATTGGTTATGGAGTATGAGTTTTTTCCATCTGGGAAAGGTATGAAAAGCAATATTAACCCAAACAACAATGATTTTGTGATGATGAAGCTAATGGCCGGGTGGGGTTCAGAATCTGTGAATATTGGAGATCGATCTTGTTGTGGAGCCAGCAGCACTGCAtcacagactggttttgatggCTCCACCGCTTCTATTGATCTGTCTCTCAAGCTTTCTTATTAG